The Pseudomonas baetica genome includes a region encoding these proteins:
- a CDS encoding YbaK/prolyl-tRNA synthetase associated domain-containing protein, whose translation MHPMFDRLVALLDARSASYRVLMHDAEGQSARVAEIRGTEPGQGAKAMLCSLKGQAEPYALVILPGDQKLDMKKVGAALGGKKAELVKAETAMELTGCRIGAIPPFVFDERIQLIVDPALTTGYAEIAFNAGRLDASMVLDTKDYLAIAMPRLLDISQA comes from the coding sequence ATGCACCCCATGTTCGATCGCCTCGTGGCACTACTCGATGCCCGCTCAGCCTCCTACCGGGTGTTGATGCACGATGCCGAGGGCCAGTCGGCGCGCGTCGCCGAAATCCGTGGCACCGAGCCCGGCCAGGGCGCGAAGGCCATGCTTTGCTCCCTCAAGGGTCAGGCCGAACCCTATGCCCTGGTGATCCTGCCGGGCGACCAGAAGCTGGACATGAAGAAAGTCGGCGCGGCCCTGGGCGGAAAAAAAGCCGAGCTGGTAAAGGCCGAAACCGCCATGGAACTGACCGGTTGCCGGATCGGCGCCATCCCTCCTTTTGTTTTCGATGAGCGGATTCAATTGATCGTCGATCCGGCCTTGACCACTGGCTACGCTGAAATAGCCTTCAACGCGGGCCGGCTGGACGCGTCGATGGTGCTCGATACGAAGGATTATCTGGCGATTGCCATGCCTCGATTGCTGGATATCAGCCAGGCTTGA
- a CDS encoding sulfite exporter TauE/SafE family protein, with protein sequence MVDIVILCVFAFAAGLIDAAVGGGGLIQIPALFNVLPTAQPAALLGTNKVAAACGTAFAARSFVRKVVIDWGLVIPAACAAFVMAFFGAATVSFVPQSMIRPAVLVLIVLMAIYTFWKKDFGALHKPMRIGTKEKLLAIIIGGAIGFYDGLFGPGTGSFLIFLFIRCFAFDFLHASASAKLVNIATNVAALMFFIPTGNVLYLIAIPMAAFNILGALTGTWLAVHKGVPFVRALFLVLLVILISKLSYDLFL encoded by the coding sequence ATGGTCGATATTGTCATCCTTTGCGTGTTCGCCTTCGCCGCCGGCCTGATCGATGCGGCGGTGGGCGGCGGCGGACTGATCCAGATTCCCGCACTGTTCAACGTGCTGCCCACCGCTCAACCGGCGGCACTGCTGGGTACCAATAAGGTCGCGGCCGCCTGCGGCACCGCATTCGCGGCCCGGTCCTTCGTGCGCAAGGTGGTGATCGACTGGGGTCTTGTGATCCCCGCCGCCTGCGCGGCTTTTGTCATGGCCTTCTTCGGAGCCGCCACGGTGTCGTTCGTACCCCAGTCGATGATCCGGCCGGCGGTGCTGGTGTTGATCGTACTGATGGCGATCTACACCTTCTGGAAAAAGGATTTCGGCGCCCTGCACAAACCCATGCGCATCGGTACCAAGGAAAAACTGCTGGCGATCATCATCGGCGGTGCCATCGGTTTCTACGATGGTCTGTTCGGTCCCGGCACTGGCAGCTTCCTGATCTTCCTGTTTATCCGCTGCTTCGCCTTTGACTTTCTTCATGCCTCGGCATCGGCCAAGCTAGTGAACATCGCGACCAACGTAGCGGCACTGATGTTCTTCATTCCGACGGGTAACGTGCTCTACCTGATCGCAATCCCCATGGCGGCATTCAACATCCTGGGCGCGCTCACCGGCACCTGGCTGGCGGTTCATAAAGGTGTGCCCTTTGTCCGGGCTCTGTTCCTGGTGTTGCTGGTGATTCTGATCAGCAAACTGTCCTACGACCTGTTCCTGTAA
- a CDS encoding TauD/TfdA family dioxygenase encodes MSKLDIEIGKAAACVDEVIHEWLEKQSVTSIRREIPQIHLSLEEQRTLQAGLASLDVTDSASGIRHMPVLGQLLESVLATEKIQQLRNFPKSREVAMIVRGLPLDPQLPATPYDLEPGIENLSTLAGAILSVLQTLQTRPLAYEGESSDTVFRHVSPKQKRETEKSSYGSRADLDMHVDNPHLPLTCEPVSQLSACPEYLTLTGLRCELDVPTRIVAIDEVLAILPTWVEEEMSRPKFTVRRPASFGKHGNVLENVPLLYRSATDGLYCRYNKASVETTCANAQFALQLFAAAANHADVVHHILLQPGDMLIFKNQQTLHARDGFTPRYDGRDRWMLRVFGVNDPARVVPLDPDQPYIVRA; translated from the coding sequence GTGTCGAAGCTGGATATAGAAATCGGGAAAGCTGCAGCTTGTGTTGATGAAGTCATTCATGAATGGCTGGAAAAACAATCAGTGACTTCGATCCGACGGGAGATACCGCAAATTCATCTGTCGCTCGAAGAACAACGCACACTTCAGGCCGGTCTGGCATCGCTGGACGTGACCGATAGCGCCTCGGGTATCCGCCACATGCCGGTCCTGGGTCAGTTGCTGGAAAGTGTCCTGGCCACCGAGAAAATTCAGCAGCTACGCAATTTTCCAAAGTCCCGTGAAGTGGCGATGATCGTCAGGGGGCTGCCGCTGGACCCGCAACTGCCCGCCACGCCCTATGACCTGGAGCCGGGTATCGAGAACCTGTCGACGCTGGCCGGGGCTATTTTGTCCGTGCTGCAAACGCTGCAAACCCGTCCGCTGGCGTACGAGGGTGAAAGCAGCGACACCGTGTTCCGTCACGTTTCGCCCAAGCAAAAGCGAGAGACCGAAAAGAGCTCCTATGGCTCGCGCGCGGATCTGGACATGCATGTCGACAACCCTCACCTGCCTTTGACCTGCGAACCCGTCTCGCAGCTGTCGGCCTGTCCGGAGTACCTGACCCTGACCGGCCTGCGCTGCGAGCTCGACGTACCGACGCGCATCGTCGCCATTGACGAGGTGCTGGCCATTCTGCCGACCTGGGTCGAAGAAGAAATGTCACGGCCGAAATTCACCGTTCGCCGGCCTGCCTCCTTCGGCAAACACGGGAATGTGCTGGAAAACGTGCCCTTGCTGTACAGAAGCGCAACCGATGGCCTGTATTGCCGCTACAACAAAGCGAGTGTCGAAACGACCTGCGCCAATGCGCAGTTCGCCCTCCAACTGTTCGCCGCCGCCGCCAATCATGCCGATGTCGTGCACCACATACTGCTGCAACCCGGCGACATGCTGATCTTCAAGAACCAGCAAACCCTGCATGCCCGGGATGGTTTTACACCCCGCTACGACGGCCGTGATCGCTGGATGTTACGTGTCTTCGGGGTCAATGATCCGGCACGCGTGGTGCCGCTGGACCCAGATCAACCCTATATAGTCAGAGCCTGA
- a CDS encoding LysR family transcriptional regulator — protein MALNMLGELEAFATVARKRSFVAAARTLGRSPSALTRAVQALEESVGLKLFIRSSNAVSLTEAGECLLPHAYKMLDLQREVDEDLAGLSGLASGWIRFSAPELLGHGVLPRLIAQYCERYPDVKIDVIFTDEIIDPAKSKLDFSIRGAFPQSSELIGFALWSYSRYLYASPDYLERNGMPDSIEALESHSLILHTAPRILKDWNFRSEQQAISFRVHPKFRFSSGLAVFQAALAGVGIARLADWMAEPEVEAGRLCRVCPEYKLTSSSGESPQMHAVYPAGNLPLRVKALMEMIRDLGESLECKRGSALI, from the coding sequence GTGGCACTGAATATGTTGGGCGAACTTGAAGCTTTCGCGACCGTGGCTCGCAAGCGCAGCTTCGTCGCCGCGGCACGGACGCTGGGGCGCTCCCCCAGCGCACTGACCCGCGCCGTTCAAGCCCTGGAGGAAAGTGTGGGGCTCAAGTTGTTCATTCGCTCGTCCAATGCCGTGAGCTTGACCGAAGCGGGTGAATGCTTATTGCCCCACGCGTACAAAATGCTCGATCTGCAACGTGAGGTGGATGAAGACCTGGCCGGCCTCAGCGGCCTGGCCTCCGGCTGGATCCGTTTTTCCGCCCCCGAGCTTCTCGGGCACGGGGTATTGCCCCGGTTGATCGCGCAATACTGCGAGCGTTATCCAGACGTAAAAATCGATGTGATTTTCACCGATGAGATCATTGACCCGGCCAAGAGCAAGCTGGACTTCTCGATTCGCGGCGCGTTTCCACAATCCAGCGAATTGATCGGCTTTGCGCTCTGGAGTTACTCACGTTATCTGTATGCCAGCCCCGACTACCTGGAGCGCAACGGCATGCCCGACTCCATCGAGGCACTGGAGTCGCACTCGCTGATCCTGCATACGGCGCCACGGATTCTCAAGGATTGGAATTTTCGCAGTGAGCAGCAGGCCATCAGCTTTCGGGTTCATCCAAAATTTCGTTTCAGCTCCGGTCTGGCGGTATTTCAGGCAGCCCTGGCAGGCGTCGGGATCGCCCGCTTGGCGGACTGGATGGCGGAGCCCGAAGTGGAAGCGGGGCGCCTGTGCCGGGTTTGTCCTGAGTACAAACTCACCTCCAGCAGCGGCGAGAGCCCACAGATGCACGCGGTATACCCGGCCGGAAATTTGCCGCTGCGGGTGAAGGCATTGATGGAGATGATCCGTGACTTGGGTGAAAGCCTCGAATGTAAACGCGGCTCAGCACTGATATGA
- a CDS encoding HD-GYP domain-containing protein: protein MDSMQDVYPSATVLVVDDTPDNLMLIAELLKDKYRVKAANSGEKALRLLQADPLPDLILLDIMMPGLSGHDVAEQLKLDVRIRHIPIIFLTAMTAMEDEIRGLSLGAADYITKPIIPPVLMARVETQIKLKAVADFLRNQNDFLEQEVQRRTREVIAIQDVTIHAMASLAETRDNETGNHIRRTQHYIKRLAELLRNHPRFRDFLDEDTIKLLFKSAPLHDIGKIGIPDRILLKPGRLTAEEFEIMKTHTTLGRDAIQHAEDQLGINVDFLHLAKEIAYGHQEKWDGSGYPQGVATDDIPISARLMAVADVYDALISRRVYKPGMPHEQAVKIIREGRGSHFDPDICDAFLANAEQFRAIAERFADSDQDMARQLALLEQIADRS, encoded by the coding sequence ATGGATAGCATGCAGGACGTTTACCCATCAGCTACCGTTCTGGTGGTCGACGATACACCCGATAACCTGATGCTGATCGCAGAGTTGCTCAAGGACAAATATCGGGTCAAGGCCGCCAACAGCGGCGAAAAGGCCCTGCGCCTGCTACAGGCAGACCCGCTTCCCGACCTGATCCTGCTGGACATCATGATGCCGGGCCTGTCCGGTCATGACGTTGCCGAGCAGCTCAAGCTTGACGTTCGCATTCGCCACATACCGATCATTTTCCTGACCGCCATGACCGCTATGGAGGACGAGATTCGCGGCTTGAGCCTCGGTGCTGCGGATTACATTACCAAGCCGATCATTCCCCCGGTTCTAATGGCCCGGGTCGAGACTCAGATCAAGCTCAAGGCCGTTGCCGATTTCCTGCGCAATCAGAACGATTTTCTGGAGCAGGAAGTGCAACGGCGCACCCGCGAGGTGATCGCCATCCAGGATGTCACGATCCACGCCATGGCCTCGCTGGCTGAAACCCGTGATAACGAAACCGGCAACCACATTCGCCGCACCCAGCACTACATCAAACGCCTGGCTGAACTGTTGCGCAATCACCCGCGCTTCCGGGACTTCCTCGACGAGGACACCATCAAACTGCTCTTCAAATCGGCACCGCTGCACGATATCGGCAAGATTGGCATTCCTGATCGCATCCTGCTGAAACCGGGACGGCTGACCGCCGAAGAGTTCGAGATCATGAAAACCCACACCACATTGGGACGCGACGCCATCCAGCACGCCGAGGATCAGTTGGGAATAAACGTCGACTTCCTTCATCTGGCCAAGGAAATTGCCTACGGCCACCAGGAAAAATGGGATGGCAGTGGCTATCCACAAGGCGTGGCCACCGATGACATCCCGATCAGCGCCCGATTGATGGCCGTGGCGGATGTCTACGATGCGCTGATCAGTCGCCGCGTGTACAAGCCCGGCATGCCTCACGAGCAAGCGGTGAAAATCATCCGCGAAGGCCGGGGCTCGCATTTTGATCCGGACATCTGTGACGCGTTTCTCGCCAATGCCGAACAGTTTCGCGCAATTGCCGAGCGATTTGCCGACAGCGACCAGGACATGGCCAGGCAGTTAGCCCTGCTTGAGCAAATTGCTGATCGTTCCTGA